Proteins encoded together in one Microbacterium sp. ABRD28 window:
- a CDS encoding GH1 family beta-glucosidase has translation MVEGRADYRDAGLVFPPDFTFGSATASYQIEGAASEDGRGPSIWDTFSKTPGKVWNGDTGDVACDHYHRWEGDLDLMKDLGLEAYRFSIAWPRIVPTGTGAVNQAGLDFYSRLIDGLLARGIRPVATLYHWDLPQPLEDAGGWPARATVDAFARYAEVVGEAFGDRVHTWTTLNEPWCSAYLGYGQGGHAPGRHEPAAALAAVHHLNLGHGRALQALRATSTGTPEYSVTLNFHVLRGVGDGAGEAMRRIDALANRAFTGPMLRGEYPEDLLQDTAGVTDWAFVQDGDLADIHQPIDVLGVNYYSTATVRLWDGVSPKQMNDGHKGVAGGTAWPGSDQAVEFVEQPGPYTAMGWNIAPEGLEELLVSLSEQFPEQALMVTENGAAFDDEVAPDGSVPDPERLDYLRRHFTAAHRAMARGVDLRGYFVWSLLDNFEWGYGYAKRFGIVRVDFDTLERTVKDSGRWYRELVRTRAIPE, from the coding sequence ATGGTCGAGGGGCGAGCGGACTATCGTGACGCGGGGCTGGTGTTCCCGCCCGACTTCACCTTCGGGTCGGCGACGGCGTCGTACCAGATCGAGGGGGCGGCCAGCGAGGACGGGCGCGGTCCGTCGATCTGGGACACCTTCTCGAAGACCCCCGGCAAGGTCTGGAACGGTGACACCGGCGACGTCGCGTGCGACCACTACCACCGGTGGGAGGGCGATCTCGACCTGATGAAGGATCTGGGGCTCGAGGCATACCGCTTCTCGATCGCCTGGCCACGCATCGTGCCGACGGGCACCGGTGCGGTGAATCAGGCGGGCCTGGACTTCTATTCGCGCCTCATCGACGGACTTCTCGCCCGCGGCATCCGTCCGGTCGCCACCCTCTATCACTGGGATCTTCCCCAGCCGCTCGAGGATGCCGGCGGCTGGCCGGCGCGCGCGACCGTCGACGCCTTCGCACGCTACGCCGAGGTGGTCGGCGAGGCGTTCGGCGACCGGGTGCACACGTGGACGACGCTGAACGAGCCGTGGTGCTCGGCCTACCTCGGCTACGGCCAGGGCGGCCACGCGCCGGGCCGGCACGAGCCGGCAGCGGCGCTCGCCGCCGTGCATCACCTGAACCTGGGGCACGGCCGGGCGTTGCAGGCGCTGCGGGCGACCTCGACCGGAACGCCGGAGTACTCCGTCACCCTCAACTTCCACGTGCTCCGCGGGGTCGGCGACGGGGCGGGCGAGGCGATGCGACGGATCGATGCGCTGGCCAATCGAGCCTTCACCGGGCCGATGCTGCGCGGCGAGTACCCCGAAGATCTGCTGCAGGACACCGCAGGGGTGACCGACTGGGCCTTCGTGCAGGACGGCGACCTCGCCGACATCCATCAGCCGATCGATGTGCTGGGCGTCAACTATTACTCCACGGCAACCGTGCGCCTGTGGGACGGGGTGTCGCCCAAGCAGATGAACGACGGGCACAAGGGGGTCGCCGGCGGGACCGCGTGGCCCGGGAGCGACCAGGCTGTGGAGTTCGTGGAGCAGCCGGGACCGTACACCGCCATGGGGTGGAACATCGCGCCCGAGGGCCTCGAGGAGCTTCTGGTGTCGCTGTCGGAGCAGTTCCCCGAGCAGGCGCTCATGGTCACCGAGAACGGTGCCGCATTCGATGACGAGGTCGCCCCCGACGGGTCGGTTCCCGACCCCGAGCGACTCGACTATCTGCGCCGGCACTTCACCGCGGCGCACCGGGCGATGGCTCGGGGAGTCGACCTGCGCGGATACTTCGTCTGGTCGCTTCTGGACAACTTCGAATGGGGCTACGGCTACGCCAAGCGGTTCGGCATCGTGCGGGTCGATTTCGACACGCTCGAACGTACCGTCAAGGACAGCGGCCGGTGGTATCGGGAGCTCGTGCGCACCCGGGCGATCCCGGAATGA